One part of the Borreliella afzelii genome encodes these proteins:
- the lon gene encoding endopeptidase La: MIKNRKEDLPIVILKENVLFPNVTLWVTFDNEYVINSIAQSMLEERLILFAYPNESNYDESGKEGVKNLCSVGTYSKLIQVIKVSKDVVKVLVECQSRVLIGSVSKKNDYLRAKVTFVSDAEGLNRELFTYAKFLKETYEVYRNSLSLKSYDSDNEPINYFENPSKLVDIMASNSNLENSVKLDLLQELNVKTRIEKLIVNLNIEIDLLDLKKDINSKVRAKLDKGQRDYFLSEQVKEIQKRLGKDENEYIDRLNSKDIPEDVKSKVEKEISRLSKMQMNSPDANIIRSYIELILDLPWNENTVMKNHLSEIEFILRNSHYGMDEAKEKIINFLAVYQINSKVKAPILCLVGPPGIGKTSLVESIARSLSREFVKISLGGLRDEAEIRGHRRTYVGSLPGVFISAMKRSGKSNPVILLDEIDKINNSYKGNPESALLEVLDPEQNYKFIDHYLEIPYDLSNVLFVTTANSLNGMSKPLLDRMEIIKVEGYSYIEKLEIAKIFLIPSIIKESFLDKVYIRIEDDVIFNLIRNYTMESGVRGLKRVLTNLIRKLVRELLYKYSKDQIIKGNFYSPSSLIHGNNSLFTHDPDIPGIYKIININNYYNYVDTEYNLDLIKIDSSGFVYGLAWTNYGGTVLPVEATKFEKKGDIILTGSLGTIMKESAQLAYSIVKTYSSRLNFDVKESPEIHLHFPEGATPKDGPSAGITIATAIASILSDKKVPLDLAMTGEVTLKGFVLPVGGIKEKVLAAYRNGINKVILPKDNKKDYFKLPEEVKDNIDVKFVSSLEEVFDYLNII, encoded by the coding sequence ATGATAAAAAATAGAAAAGAAGATCTTCCAATTGTTATTTTAAAAGAAAATGTTCTTTTCCCAAATGTGACATTGTGGGTAACCTTTGATAATGAATATGTAATTAACTCCATAGCTCAATCCATGCTAGAGGAAAGATTAATTCTGTTTGCTTATCCAAATGAATCTAATTATGACGAATCTGGTAAAGAAGGGGTTAAAAACCTATGTTCTGTGGGCACTTATTCTAAACTTATCCAGGTTATAAAGGTTAGTAAAGACGTAGTAAAAGTTTTGGTTGAATGTCAAAGTAGGGTTCTAATAGGCAGTGTTTCAAAAAAAAATGATTATTTGAGAGCCAAAGTTACTTTTGTGTCTGATGCTGAGGGATTAAATAGGGAGCTTTTTACTTACGCTAAATTTTTAAAAGAAACTTATGAAGTTTATAGAAATTCCCTATCTTTAAAATCTTATGATAGCGATAATGAGCCAATTAATTATTTTGAGAATCCAAGCAAGCTTGTCGATATTATGGCCTCTAATTCAAACTTAGAAAATAGTGTAAAATTAGATCTTTTACAAGAGTTAAATGTTAAAACTAGAATAGAAAAATTAATTGTTAATTTAAACATTGAGATTGACCTTTTAGACCTTAAAAAAGATATTAATTCTAAAGTTAGAGCTAAGCTGGATAAGGGGCAAAGGGATTATTTTCTTTCTGAGCAAGTTAAAGAGATACAAAAAAGATTAGGTAAAGATGAAAACGAGTATATTGATAGATTAAATTCTAAAGATATTCCAGAAGATGTTAAATCTAAGGTTGAAAAAGAAATTTCTAGATTATCTAAAATGCAGATGAATTCCCCTGATGCTAATATTATTAGAAGTTATATAGAATTAATATTAGATCTTCCGTGGAATGAAAATACTGTCATGAAAAATCATTTAAGCGAGATTGAGTTTATCTTAAGAAATTCTCATTATGGCATGGATGAAGCAAAAGAAAAGATAATAAATTTTTTAGCTGTTTATCAAATTAATTCTAAGGTTAAAGCTCCCATTTTATGCCTTGTAGGGCCTCCTGGTATTGGCAAAACATCTCTTGTAGAATCTATTGCAAGATCATTGTCTAGAGAATTTGTTAAAATATCTCTTGGTGGCTTAAGAGATGAGGCAGAGATTAGAGGGCACAGAAGAACTTATGTTGGCTCTCTTCCAGGTGTTTTTATTAGTGCAATGAAAAGATCCGGCAAGTCTAATCCTGTTATTCTTCTTGACGAAATAGATAAAATTAATAATAGTTATAAAGGAAATCCCGAATCTGCCCTTTTAGAAGTTTTAGATCCCGAGCAGAATTATAAATTTATAGATCATTATTTAGAAATTCCTTATGATCTTTCTAATGTTTTATTTGTTACAACAGCCAATTCTCTTAATGGTATGTCAAAGCCACTTCTTGATAGAATGGAAATAATTAAAGTTGAGGGTTATTCTTATATTGAAAAGTTAGAGATTGCAAAGATTTTTTTGATTCCAAGCATAATTAAAGAGAGTTTTTTAGACAAAGTTTATATAAGAATAGAAGACGATGTTATTTTTAATTTAATTAGAAATTATACTATGGAATCTGGCGTAAGGGGACTAAAGAGAGTATTGACTAATTTGATTAGGAAACTTGTAAGGGAGTTGCTTTATAAGTATTCTAAAGATCAAATTATCAAAGGCAATTTTTATTCACCAAGTTCTTTAATACATGGAAATAATTCGCTTTTTACTCATGATCCTGATATTCCAGGTATTTATAAAATAATCAATATTAATAATTATTATAATTATGTTGATACTGAGTATAACTTGGATTTAATTAAGATTGACTCTTCTGGATTTGTTTATGGACTTGCTTGGACAAATTATGGTGGCACAGTTCTTCCTGTTGAGGCAACTAAGTTTGAGAAAAAAGGAGACATTATTTTAACAGGTAGTCTTGGAACTATTATGAAAGAGAGTGCACAGCTTGCATATTCTATAGTTAAGACCTATTCTTCTAGGCTTAATTTTGACGTAAAAGAAAGTCCCGAAATTCATTTACACTTTCCAGAAGGAGCAACACCAAAAGATGGACCTTCTGCAGGTATTACCATTGCAACAGCAATTGCTTCAATACTGTCTGATAAGAAAGTTCCTTTGGATCTTGCAATGACTGGTGAGGTGACTTTAAAAGGTTTTGTTCTTCCTGTGGGCGGCATTAAAGAAAAAGTTTTAGCAGCCTATAGAAACGGCATAAATAAAGTTATTTTGCCCAAAGATAATAAAAAAGATTATTTTAAGCTTCCAGAAGAAGTTAAAGATAATATAGATGTTAAGTTTGTTTCCAGTTTGGAAGAAGTTTTTGATTATTTGAATATTATTTAA
- the rpsD gene encoding 30S ribosomal protein S4 yields MNRKQIAKGKLVRRFGINIFEQPKYDKILKKKPHPPGMHGKARKAKITEYGKQLIEKQKIKFTYGVSERQLTNTFKEAKKHHGVTGDNLLSILERRIDNIVYRAGFAISRAHARQIVSHGIVILNGRRVTIPSIILRANDQIQIKEKDSLKKLIRSNIEKTSSLRNLPTWIEVNADDLNIKVKHAPSRDEIPTLANEQMVVEYYSKRA; encoded by the coding sequence ATGAATAGGAAACAAATAGCTAAAGGCAAGTTGGTAAGGAGATTTGGCATTAACATTTTTGAGCAGCCAAAATATGATAAAATCCTTAAAAAAAAGCCACATCCTCCCGGAATGCATGGAAAAGCTAGAAAAGCTAAAATCACAGAATATGGAAAACAATTAATAGAAAAGCAAAAGATAAAGTTTACTTATGGTGTAAGCGAAAGACAGTTAACCAATACTTTCAAAGAGGCAAAAAAACACCACGGTGTTACCGGAGACAACTTACTCTCAATACTTGAGAGAAGAATTGATAATATTGTATATAGAGCTGGATTTGCCATCTCAAGAGCACACGCAAGGCAAATAGTTTCTCACGGTATTGTTATATTAAATGGAAGAAGAGTTACGATACCTTCAATAATACTAAGAGCAAATGATCAAATTCAAATAAAAGAAAAAGATAGTTTAAAAAAATTAATAAGATCAAATATAGAAAAAACTTCGTCTCTTAGAAATTTACCAACTTGGATAGAAGTAAACGCTGACGATTTAAACATAAAAGTAAAGCATGCTCCATCAAGAGACGAAATACCTACACTTGCTAATGAGCAAATGGTTGTAGAGTATTATTCTAAGAGAGCATAA